Genomic segment of Eschrichtius robustus isolate mEscRob2 chromosome 7, mEscRob2.pri, whole genome shotgun sequence:
CTACTCCATGTGAGCCCAGTAAGAGGAAATAACCACCTCTCAGGGGTTTAATAGGAGAGCCTGGAACATTAACTGGGGAAGGGAGTGCGGATTATATCCTTATTCATAGAAAAACATTTGTCACACTCAGCACTGCAATGCTAGGGACACAGGGCTGAAAAAATAAGCCTTAATCTCAACATCGCATGAAACTAGGTGGGAATCAGGACTGTGTAGCCTCCTCTTTGTAATAAGTGTAagggcaataataataattatagttgtatgattttatataaattcttttctttccaaataGGGCTCCTGTGACCCTGCTTTCCATCAATCACTGGACCATGAGCCCCGGGCTGCAGCCAGTCCCCTGTTCCTCACTGCTGACGGCACCAGGCTCTCAGGAGCACCGAGGACTGCTCACAGGGACACAGACACCCACAAATGGAGACTCACATCACCCGCCAggctttcatcaccccaaaaggcaGCTTTTTTAGAACATCAAACTTACGTGATCTCAGTTGGGAGTTTGCTGTTAAAAGGAAGAATAATACTTTCTGAAGAACCGGAGACACAAGACACTTCAAAGCGAACATTTAAAGGAAACAGTGGGACTAGCACCTCTTTTGGGTGGTGCCTCCTGCCTACTAGTTGGGTGACATTGGTCAAGTCATTGTAACTTTCTGGGCttctgtttcttcacctgtaacaAAGGCTAGAATCCTACCTTTCTGCAGGAGGATAACACATGTGAAATGTGTTATATGTAAATGTTCCATGTAAACATGTAAATGTTATAGGgttatatatttagaaaataacatttattaatttcgAGTCAGCATGGATAACTGGACAAAGGTCCATTGGCACCAGTTCTGTGAAGATAAGAATTGTGTCTCCTGGATCATTGTGTCAAGTTCAGAGCCTGGAACtgagtagctgctcaataaatactcgTCGACTAAATGGGTCGAGCCAAGTTGAGCTGCCACAGAGAATTAATTTAGGGGCTGGAGGCCCACACCATTCCTCCCGGGCCACTatctccctctccatctctctcctcgtccccctccccctcagcaTCTCTGTGCCCCAGGCCGTCTTCACAGACAGCTGTGTGGTCTCCGTAGGAGACATCCCTGTGCTCTGGGACTGCCAGGGGGCACCTGGGGGCTTTCCTGCGATGAGGACAGCAGCGCAGGCCCCGCTCCCTGCAGCTGCAGGGAGCCTGGACTGCCCAGACATAGCCGCCCACAGGCACCGCGAGCAGCACGGCGCACAGGATCACCGTGGTGTGCAGGAGGCGCTCCCGTCCCTCCAGCCCGCCGTGGTCTCGGCCCGTCACAAAGACCACACACCGGCCCTGGCGTGGGGGCCGGCGCCCCAGGCTAAGGCAGACCTCATATTTTGTGCCAGGGAGGAGATCATCCACCAAGTATGTGCTGATTCCCGGGCCGACATGAACGACCTCCTTCCTGAGGGCTTCATCTGACCCAATGTAGAGGGTGAACCACTTCTCAGGGGTGTCGGCTGCCACAAACCATTCCAGCACGATCCCACGCACTGTCTGCTTAACCACCCGCAGGTCAACGTAGGCATTGCCCTCCGACGTGGAGAAAAGAGGATGGAGtgtgggcggggcctgggcggGCTGGACGTGGAGGGAGATGACACAGGTGCTCCTGCCAATGGAGTTGGAGGCTACACAGGTGTAACTGCCCCTGTCGACCAGGTGGGCAGCAGGTATGACCAGCTCCGACAGAGCAGCATCTTCTGCAGTAGACGAGGTCAACACTGGGTAGAGAGACAGCAAAACAGCTCAGGTAGACATTTCTCTGATAGACAGTCATCTGGAGAGTGTCCAGCAATGCCAGTTTTTTGTTAAAAGGTGGTGGCGACCATTTATTAAGTATGTACTAGGTGCCAGGTGTTGCCTCTCACCAATCCTGTAAAGTAAGCACCCAATTTTTACACGTGGGAAGTTGGGGACTAGAGTGATTAAGCAACTTGCCTATAGTGAGAATCGTTCAGGGGTGTCGATTGATCTGGAACCTAGTTCTTCTGTCTATGAAGACCACACTCTTTTAACTTCACTAGGTCCTCCCACCAAATGACCTTAGCCTTGCTGAGCTAACACGTGGTTTCCAGGAGATCTCTAACAACAGTGTGATTGTACAATACTGTGAGCTTCAGGAAGTGCCTTTTTACCTCCCGGATGGAGAGTGGCTCAGAGCCTGGAGCCAAATGCCTGGATTCTATCCATTACTAAATATATGGTCTTGGATGAGTTGCTTAGATTCTcttggcctcaatttcctcatcagtaaaatgggatgataacaGTATTTACTCCGTAAGTTtgatagtaagtgctcagtaagtgttagctgttattattactgAGAGAATGGATCTAACATGGTACCAAAGAGAATGATAATAGAACATCACAAAAGATAACATCTGGATGCATCTCATCATTCTCAAAGAGGCTACGACAACAGATCCTATGTTTCTCCTTCATTGGTATTTAACCTCAAGCCAATAAGACGTAATCAAATGATAGGAAAAAGTCAAAATTTCAGctaattaagtattttttaatcatcCAGAGGTTTGTCACCATATATAACAAATATCTGGGTGACTGATTGTACTTCTCAAGTTTCACTTAGATATTTCTAGTTGTCTTCTAGATAGCGTCAAGATACTTCTCAAGAGGCCATCCCTGGGTTTGTGATGTACCCCAATGCTGAAGGGTGGCATTAAAGGTGATTTCAGCTGAGGTGTGATAGCAGAGCATGAGCTTCAGGAAATGAGAGGCAGGTTAGAATCCCAGCGGTGGGGCCCACGAAAGTCACTCCCTCTCCCTGCGCCCAGTGTGGCAACTTCAAGCCAATAAGGTCTGATCAACACAGCGGTAGGAAGTGTAAAATTCAGTCAATATCTAGGACTCCCCAACCTTGCCTGGTAAGAGTTAGCTGGGGGGTAGGCaatggcagagggaggaaacaCTTCTTAAAATACATTCTCTCAGGCCCTCCCCTGGACTAACTGAATCAAATGTCCAGGGAGAGgcctgaaaattttatttgaaacaagCACCCCAGGTGAGTCTGCTCAGACAAGTTTAAGAAATAAGTAATAGATAATATCTAGAATCAGTTCTAGTCAGAAATtctatgatttaaaaatacacagtatGGTGTTTTGCATCTAGAAGGCTTTCAAAGAACATATGTGTTCATATACAATTCTATAATATTTATATCACTGCAATATGTTAAGTCAATTCATatatattaacatcttacatccTATCAAGATCTGTAAGCAAcaaatgtacaaatatatatatgcagcaaatatgtaatatatatatttatatcttactTCCTAtagagacctgtatgcaaaagtatataaatatatattatacatctaTGTGTGTAACAAATATATACTATATCGATAGATCTGTAtgcaacaaatatataaatatatattatatggagTACATATATTTACATCTTATATCCTATAGAGATCTGTATGCAACCATGTAAAATAATGCcaatagggagttccctggcggcctcgtggttaggattccgggctttcacttaGTCGCATGaccaaataacaataataataataaaataatgccaaTAGTGGAACACTGTCTCGGAATTTTTTCTGTCGTGGTGAGTATAATTCAGGTCTGTCCCAGTCTTACCTGCACCCCTCCTTCATGATTGACCCAGTTTAGAACTTCTCTATTGAGGGCAGGGTTGCTACAGACCTCCCCAACCCCTCAGATACGTGGAGAGGGTGAATGCACTTACCATCAAATTCCCTCCACGTGCTCAGGGGATAAGTCCAGGCAATAGTTGGTGAGGGGCTAGCCTGTACCAAGCATCGCAGGGTCACATTCTGTCCCACCCGGATGCTGACATTGGCATTGGGGGTTGAGATCTGTGGCTTCATGCAAGCACTGAGCTCTGTTTCGTGAAAAAGCTGCCCTGCCTTGGAGAGAGGACCTCGACACATGAGGTAGGGATTCACCAGGACTACTGGAAGACTGATGGACTTTACAAACTGGACAAGTCCCCTTAGGCGACAGTCACATAACCAGGGGTTGTCGTGCAGCGCCAGCACCATGCTGGAGAGAATCTCGGCCCCACAGCCAGGCTGCCGGTGTTTCTGGTAGGCTGGCCAGTTCAAGAAGACACTCTTGGCTACAACTGTAAGCCTATTGGAGGATAGGTCAAGGTAGGTCAGGTTGACCAAGAACTGAAGAGCCAGTTCAGGGAGTGCATCAATCCTGTTGTGTTTGAGGTCCAAGACCCGCAGGAGCGGGGTGGCATGGAACGCTGTCCACGGTACTGAACGGAGTTTGTTCCCCTCCAGTCTCAGCTCTTTCAGTTCTGACAGGTGCTCCAGGGCTCCTAGGTGGATCACAGTGACATTGTTAAAATTGAGCCAAAGGTACTCCAAGGTGCTCATGTTGATGAAAGACCCGCGGGGCAGTTCAAATAAGGGTGAATTTTCAATCCTCACTTGCTTGAACTCTTCAGGAAGTTTCCTtgggatctttcccaaagtgaTAGACATGCACTGCAGAGTCCTGTACAAAAAACCAGAACAGCTTTGAGATGTACATCAGGAAATTGGGAAGTGGGATCAGGCTTATCCTGGCATTAGACATatgaattagaaggaaaaaatacgATTCTCTTGAAATACAAGACTTAGACCCATTTTGGTAAAAGTGCACAGTTTATCAAAGTTCAGCACCAGTTAGAGGGAGTCTCACAGAGATTTTGCTGATTTCCTGCCAAATCTTGGCCTGCTCCCACTTCACATCATCCCCGAAGAAAGCCCATCCCCTACAAGCTTCTAGGATCTTGTTAGCCCAGCGCACCTGCCAAAACTCTCCTCTGAGCAGGTACACCCTGGCAGACAGGATGGCTGAACTGCATGTGAATCCAGAAAGACCAGAACTAGCAAGAAATAGTGAGAAACTGAAGCCATATTCTTCTGTAAGAAACTACCTTATGAGTTTTTGAATAAGTGTAGTCCAAGCTTCCGAGTGGCAAATCCTATTATTGGTAATCCATAATGATGTAGGTCAGCACAGCAGCAGCAAAGCCCCGGGATGCTCTGAGGTCTGTTATGGCCCAGATCACAAGCTCAGTAAGAACCCAGAAGAGGGAGCTATGTCTCTTCACTAAAGTCAGAAGATTCACCCTTTTTCTGGTTCTTGAGTCCAGAGAGCAAACTATAAGCCAGATGTCCAATTCAGTCCTGATACTGCCTCCCCTTAGCCTCATAAAAAAGGATCTGAGAAACAAGCAGGTAATGCTATCCTGAGCACTATGGTTCAGGAGATTTGGCCAGAATCCATCTAATACTTCATCAATCACAATTGGCTTCTGAAACCTAGACTTTTCAACCAGTCTCTAAAAGTGAATGCAGGTAATGATTAACAAAGTAATTCTGCAACCACCCCTATCAGCGGTAATCTCCCCAGCACCTCGTGTGGTGGATTCATTTTTCTTCGGCGTTAAGACAGCTGCACCTGCTGCTTGGATGACCAGAATCAGAGAAGCATCACGGTACAGAGGTTAAACCACAGGATTGTGTTTTCTGATTAAATCAAAGCATGTTTCTTATCCTGGATCACATAATTTATCCTGAATGCTGTGTATTTCACATGTTATAAATCTTCCCTGAATGCTGTATATttcatatgttaaaattttttaaatgcgaTAATACGTGGTTTTGTATGGTTGATCTgccattcttcattcattcaacaaatatatattggtcATCTGCTCTAAGCCACACTTTTGCTAGGTGCAAGGAAGGCCATGGTGAGCAAGACTGTTATAGATCCGCTCCCATGGGGTCTTCTATCTAGCTTATACTTCCTAGTCTTGAGATCTTTGGAAAGTCAGTTTCTCCTGCACAAAGTGAGAAAATTAATGAATTCTTTACAGTGTTTCTAGGAAATATTATTATGCAAAATAAAGGACCTAACATagagtaggtgcccaataaagtTTAATTCACCTCCCACACCAACAGACTCTGGAAGAGAGTCTGCTTTCCATTACTTGGGGTACTTTCTGATGACTATTGAAATTCCATGGGTTCCCCTAAGATTCATGATATACATTATATCCTATAAAAGACCTCAGGGAAGAAAATCCGCTTAGTAGCTAACCAGTGAGAGGGGAAATGGGTCACCAACTAAGCTGATTACACCCCAGGCTTTCCATCCAAGCCAGATATATTTGCTGGAGTTTCCAGACAGTCTAACTCTACAATCTGGCTAGATCTCTGGACTTCCTCTCaaagtgaaaatttaaaaagcaaggagAGTACAATGAGCACAGAGCTGTGGCAGATGTGGAGAGGTGCTGCCTAGACACCCTTCAAGGAATGAGTCGATGCTCAACTCCAAGGAGTGCTTGCACAAGGTCATGCCCTTCCCCAGGCAGCCCCATGCAGAGACTGAGGGTGGTGAGGGCACAGGGCCCTAGCCAGTCTGGCCTGATGGGGGCAACTCTGATGGGTTATTCTCATTCCAGAGTTCCCTACCAGGTTGGCCAAAATTTTGCCAGCCTTGCTTTGTGGGAAAATGTGATTCAATCCATGGGTATCACAAATGACTAGTGAGTTCTTTTCTCACCCCAAAATAGAAAGGCCTAAAGAGCCCTACATCCCCACAATTTCTTCTCTGTTCATCCCATCTAGCCTCTTTAAATGAATCCAGCTCAACTCAACCTTCCAGTGGTCTGCCGGAAACTTGAGAAGGACACCCACTGGTATGTCATCTCTGGAATCACCCAGGTCACTTCTGCACTGCTCCTTCTTCTCTCCTGACTCCCTCATCCTCTGGTTTCCTTATTTTGAATATAGGCATAGGGAGTAGCTGTGCTGTCGGTTAAAACAGGAGACGAGAACAATTAAAGTTAGCTTGGCTCGTGTCATTTATCTTAAACAACGAATGGTTAAGTGGTGTCCCTAAACTCAAGAGACTTAACaacaaagggaaggaaggaaggaatctgAGAATATTATAGCCCCATCTCCCTTCTGGAAGGATGCTTTTAGGAGCTTGGCTCTTAGGATTTTTAGTAGAGACAGCGTCTTGGGGGAGGAGTTACTCTGCGTTTGT
This window contains:
- the LRIT2 gene encoding leucine-rich repeat, immunoglobulin-like domain and transmembrane domain-containing protein 2 gives rise to the protein MASVSHYFLLVLVFLDSHAVQPSCLPGCTCSEESFGRTLQCMSITLGKIPRKLPEEFKQVRIENSPLFELPRGSFINMSTLEYLWLNFNNVTVIHLGALEHLSELKELRLEGNKLRSVPWTAFHATPLLRVLDLKHNRIDALPELALQFLVNLTYLDLSSNRLTVVAKSVFLNWPAYQKHRQPGCGAEILSSMVLALHDNPWLCDCRLRGLVQFVKSISLPVVLVNPYLMCRGPLSKAGQLFHETELSACMKPQISTPNANVSIRVGQNVTLRCLVQASPSPTIAWTYPLSTWREFDVLTSSTAEDAALSELVIPAAHLVDRGSYTCVASNSIGRSTCVISLHVQPAQAPPTLHPLFSTSEGNAYVDLRVVKQTVRGIVLEWFVAADTPEKWFTLYIGSDEALRKEVVHVGPGISTYLVDDLLPGTKYEVCLSLGRRPPRQGRCVVFVTGRDHGGLEGRERLLHTTVILCAVLLAVPVGGYVWAVQAPCSCRERGLRCCPHRRKAPRCPLAVPEHRDVSYGDHTAVCEDGLGHRDAEGEGDEERDGEGDSGPGGMVWASSP